The DNA window CCTTCATCATCAATTTTTTGCTCTATGTCCTGAAGGAATCCATAAGCTGCAAGTTCAATAAGGTCGAAGTTGAGTGTCTCCTTCATGAATTTGTTGTTTTCGGAGTCGTATTCTTTAGCGACCTGATTTACAAGGTCATTATTCCAGTGTGGCTCTTCATCAGTACATAGTTCGAGGAGCCTGAATTTGAAAGGTCTTTTAGCCATTTGTATCCACCTCTTAACCTCTTAATGTTTCTATTTCCAAAGACTCTTCTGTAAACATTATGAATGCACCTGCAATACACAGGATACCACCCACAAACACTGTCCATGCTGGTGTAGACCCAAGGAACAGGAACAAGAATATAACAGACATCAAACCATACAGGTTAGCTACTGCCTGTCCACGTCCTACACCAATTAATGGGAAGGACTTGTACCATGAGACATAGCAGAAACCAAATGTGATTCCCGCAAATATCAGCACCAACAATGCGATTGGGCTCTGGAGAACCAATGCTGTATATTTTAACATTGGGAATCCTGCTATTGCAAGAGCCGGAATGATGATTATCCACCAGAGTAAGAGCTCGAAAACAAACCTTGCTGTTAGACCTGCATCAGATTCTGAAACTTCAAGTCCTACACCTGCAATTGCACCTTCAAGACCCCATCCAAGAGCTGCCATGGCACCTCCAAGATATCCGAGCCATGCTACTCCTTGTGCACTTTGAATATCGTTGATGAGACCACCTGCAAAAATGGTGACTCCTCCACCGATAATCACCAGTATACCTACTGCTGCACGTTTGGTAATTTTTTCACCATACCAGAGGTTTGCGGTAACGGCACCGA is part of the Methanohalobium evestigatum Z-7303 genome and encodes:
- a CDS encoding DMT family transporter, encoding MVDTEQMRIKEHENRIRSGYMWALFCAILWGLWYIPGEVVWTVEPFVGMYDEISVGIPGDAPMVIVAALVTAFNALTVIIALMVWNGTLLRLPELGRTLREFKPCSKWFLIGSVCGGPIAIFGSFMAMAFIGGAFAAVAGLLYPVVGAVTANLWYGEKITKRAAVGILVIIGGGVTIFAGGLINDIQSAQGVAWLGYLGGAMAALGWGLEGAIAGVGLEVSESDAGLTARFVFELLLWWIIIIPALAIAGFPMLKYTALVLQSPIALLVLIFAGITFGFCYVSWYKSFPLIGVGRGQAVANLYGLMSVIFLFLFLGSTPAWTVFVGGILCIAGAFIMFTEESLEIETLRG